The region CTCTTTCCCCTCCCTaacatcctcttttcccgaaAAACATTCAGCTGAAATtgttagatagccattttgttatcaataattcaaaaattacataactatgtctttagggtggacacaatcccccGGACCCATggaaaagggttgtaagttatgccccggggaaAACAAGGTCTTTATGGAACagatggtcgcataaactttggatcgaatggagctcatttgattggaagtcggcTAGTAGCCCCCATGCCCTCTCAAGACCACAACATAATGcgcgttttactgaaaaaaaagatgaacaTGGAGTGTGATTTTAATTGACATTTACTGATATTTCTTCCTtatagttttgttattttttgatttatgaaattaaaaaagtgaaatcatttagaacgtttttttttccagtaaagtgcaTATTATGGTCTTGTCTTCTGAAGGCATGGGGATCATTAGCCcgctcatgttaatttttctcgttttgagtttgactccgttattttttgtaatttctgttcattttgagttatTTATAAATAGAGATTTGTGGTAGTTCTACGCTtgtaagattatttgacttttttggcttaatggagctctttatttttctttgaagaacttcttttgcaaaaaaaaaactatttgaattaatatatattaaggttaaacagaaatttctgaataaaaaaaaaaaaaaaaaaatcaggatcCTTCGAAATAAAATGACTGTAATGGCTAAGGATTTTTCTTTGGTGGGCGGAGATAAACTGTCTGCTAGAAAGCAAGTTTATCAATATTGGTCAGGACTTAtccttatttgtttttacttatttttgtacaggaaaaagaattttctaGGGGGGCCTTACTCATTATTGCCCTCCTACCTAAGCAAATCGGCAAAACACCACTTTCCACAATTCATTACGAACGAAAACACAGGCCCAAGCTCTTCAGCCAAAAATGCATCCCATGCAAAATTTGACCTACACAAACTGACCCCTATACTGCTATATACTTTTCAGTCAGCTCTGGGACAGAGATTAGCTCTACCGCGTCGAAGCCGTTGCACATGACCGTGTCTTATGGAGGATTTCTGTTGGTGAAATAATGAATGCTGGGTGGGGTGGAGCAGCTTCTAGTTCTCGTCAACTAGTAAGGTACTCTTCTCTACTCAATAACTTGTAAAACTTTACCCCAGTACTTTTCTGACCAAGTTCACCTCAAACCCAATTAACGCATACCCGACAAACGGAACGCGCAAAAACTTTGATTCAGAATTTCTGAATATCTTTTCAGACCTTCAACAGGAAAAGCATATAATGCATCATGCTGTTCTACTTTTTAATCTTGCTAAAATAAGGTATTATAAAAGTGAGACCctgcaagaaaaaaataataaagaaaataaagaataaaaaccgATCTTGCGTTTGCAAGTTTTACTTTAAATCATGATTCTGCATGGTTCCAAGCGATTTACTTTTATAATGCTAAATTGCACTTAAACTGCTTAGATAAGAAATTagcaaatttttggttttatttaaagCGGTAGAAATCATTACAGACTAGTCAAGTAGTCAGTGGGGAAACCAATACAATAGAAAATGATTTCTTACTTATCTGTGGCATTTATTTTCACATCTATCGTCATGGGTTTGCCATTCGAAGACGAAAGCATGTCGAAGAATCGGAATAACGAGGGGAACTTGGTATGGAAGCCCCAGAAGAGACCATCATACTTATATATAGACAGCGAAAGCTCCATTCAAGAATCTGAGCAAATAGAGGAACGAGGATATAACACATATATGTCCGACGCAAAACTCCCCACTGCTGAAAAAGAGGCTGAAGGAAAAGAGCTATTATCTTTATTGAAGGAAAACACTGATTTTGAGCCCTCCCCATTGGATCCTAGGGAAGCATTTAGACCGGAGAAtgtcaatacaaaaaatattgaaattgatCCTCGATTGGAACCACGCCTTGATACAAAGATGGATGTCGTCAGCGAAGAGCCGGAGTTGAATGGGGACGGTCATCTACAGTCTAACGATTGGAAACAAATCATTCCAGGAGCTCCTAAGCCCACAGTAGGAATACCAGAGAGTGACGATACGCCCCTTAGCTCCAAAGATTCACCTTGGAAAGACTTTATCAACATCGATCTTGCAGCAGAGTCGGCTAAAATCGAACAGCCTGAAGAGCAAAAGGTATGGTTAATTACCCTTTTTAATATAATACCATGTTAGAAATgccataaataatttttcagttgATAATTCCTAAATTTTGAGGAAAGAGTGGGGGGCTGAGagctcattaaaaaatattggtcTTTGACCTCTATTCCCTCTATCTTTGTGAAGATATACAGATGAATGTAATGAAGATAGTGAAAATCCCTTTCTATACTGATCTAAAGGAAGTTTCCAGAAGTTGCCCTATTTGGAGCTTCAGCCCTCCCTCCCCCTTCAAAAAAGATACATTAGCCTTTATAATCACCCGAAATGAGGAATAGACATTTCGTTATTGTCAAAAATACTTGCCCACTATAATTTACTTTTAGAACCTTATAGCTCATAAGCTGTTGAAAGGTGTTCGATATTTCATTCTTCTAGGTCATGAGTAGAGTTGGGAACTAGCAAATTCTaccttttctgtttttctattttttactaaatctgTTTGTTTCACCATAAAAGGATTTGAAGACTGTAAACAGCTTTTTTTAGGTGCATCATTTATTGCAAAaagctgttttatttattttgttaacgTTCGAAATGTACCGTGGTAACCAGACCCATTGCTCTTTACTCTTTCTCATGATCTCATCTGTAAACTTCAACACATAAGTCACGGATAAAATTTCTAATCAAGACagtaggctaaaaaaaaaagaccatggAAAAAAAGGTATAACAGTTTTGGgcaatttctattttatttttcactgtcttGATTAACTATTTTATCCGCTGTTaatatatttcatttaattGGTAAGGCTTTGCGAATGCTTTATAAAATCTGTGATATGTTATAGTACTCCGTATTCAAACCGCATTTTATAGTTGAAGTGTTCTCACTTCAGTTTATAGTTACAGTGTTCTCAGTATGCGATATTTTACAGCATTTgtatcaaaaacttgtttagggagttttttttaatgcagttCGTTGTATCTAATCGCAAATAGCGAATGacaatagtaattgaaactgtaaaaactggaaattcaGAAATTTTATGAAGTTTAAGTGATCCGGTTTTTATCGAAATTTCACCAATAAAATCTGGAACCTCCAAGAAACAGAGGACTGAGTTTTGAAGTCCCTTAACTACGAAAACACGAAATTTCATGTCAAAGctccatgcctttttctttttctttttttaaaggaatGATTATATTGAGCCAGAGTCATGGAACTTCAGGAGGAGTCCCGGTTGAACAGAAACAataagttttagtgccctttttaacgcTTACAAATGATCAGACGCCGAGAAGGTCAAAATCTGAAAAGATATATCACCTAAATTAGAGCGGTTCCTGTAGCCATCAGGGCAAGAGCTTGAAGTTATgacaaattttacatttaacataaaataattaCTAAATAAGCCTTCAAAGAATGGTAGGCTAATCATTCGTTTTTGATTTTAGGATCTTGCGAACATTTCAATCGAGAGctacttagatttttttttaaagagatttCCGGAAAACGACTCCAAATtatgcaaaaaaactaaattttgaatccctttttttaaagaaaaagtttgtcAGAGACAGGAACCAGGAAGGTGAGAATGTTATGCCTGATTAGAATTTGGATCTGACAGATTCCAAGgactttccatatttattcaattgaaaaaaagatttaatctAGATAGACGGGGAAACTAATAAGTTTCGAGAAAAATTGTATTGATTACCatgaattattttcttggaattttgaaataattttgtaagTTACTGTTGTACATTCTTGTAcattaatatttcaaataattagtataaatagttttgtaataattaatttgtaaaatcttgaattgaaAGTTGTGatcagatcaaacagttcgtggtaacgaactgcaagtaaggagcggcccgactcaatagtaaccaaaactctaaaacacggaattgtGATACTAatagatttatcaaaagaattggagttttatgctgatttcaaatatatatgtttctttaagtttaatttcACCCATCAGAGGTTGCGgacctgagaaaacttgcctgatttttgaaaaaaaggggaaaacaccccctaagtcatagaatctcgaTGAAAATCataacatcagattcagcgtagcagagaaccctactgtagaggtatcaagctcttatctggaaaaatatggaattttgtattttttgccagaagaaagatcgcggatgcgtatttttttttcctagaggtgatcgtatcgacccagtggtcctagaatatcgcgagagggctcattcgaacggaaatcaaaagttctagtgccctttttaagtgaccgaaaaaactggagggcaactaggccctcttccacgccccttttttctcaaagtcatcctatcaaaattttgagatagcttttttgttcagcatagttgaaaggccgaataactatgcctttggggatatcaTAACCCTTCCACAGCCCCTAGAGAAAgttctttaagttacaaaatttgtccattgaTTGCGTACATTATTTGTTATTGGCAATTATGAatacatttttcgggggaggAGGTATAATAATCTGCTGGTGGGATTTTCtacggggataattttccaagGGGAGGGAAGTTACCAGGGGGttattttcagggaaaattttacactggagaTGTTTGCCTGAATTCCAATACGAAATTACTGAAGTGTTATTGTCCGGGGTAAaatttcaccaggattgaattgtctattGGACTCATTGGGAGGAGGGATCTTCCCGTAGAGgagtagccagatttcctggaattatttaaaaaagatcagacattaaataaaaagtaagttttcttaactggaagtaaggagcaacattaaaacttaaaacgaacagaaattattacttatagaAGGGGGTTGACTCCTCCAAAtcacgtcgctctttacgctaaagtacaattatgtcccaattctttaaaaacaactcccaaaacactatgttcgtttaattggaacaataagaagctttttttcaaaagtactaaaaaacttttacttttttactttttagattttttaaaagacATTTCTGGAAAACGACCCCAAGTTCTactgttttaaatttaagttaCCTGGTAACTTAAAATTGATTCCAAGTTCGACAAAAGCACCACTGCCCgtgcttttttactttttctggcaGTTTCAGCCTCCGCTGGtgtttttaagactcaaaaagaaaatcaggtgcattcaaacttttttttttcaaatgaacgAAAAGCTGTTTTCACTTGGCTCTGCTTgcctgaattaaataaaaaaaaagttttttttttaactgaaagtaaggagcgacattaaaacttaaaacgaacagaaattacttcgtatatgaaagaggctgcttcctcctcaacgccccgctctttacgctaaagtttgactctttctctaaactctactttttaaaacagtaaaaaactttagcgtaaagagcggggcgttgatgaggaagcagcctctttcatatacgaagtaatttctgttcgttttaagttttaatgttgctccttactttcagttaaaaaaacttgttttttttatttaatttctgaacgtttttgaatcaatgtatgttttgattttggctctccgcagaggaatagttaaaacgaaatttgcattttttttattttttttggctaaatagctttctcataattttgatcgaatgattttgagaaaaaaaagagcgggggagaaagcctagttgccctccgattttttggctaattaaaaaggcaactagaacttttaattttttacgaatctttttattagtaaaatatttacgtaacttataaattagcttacgtaaagaacttttgtattctcatatttttattacatatatgagggggttcgccccctcgtcagtaccttgctctttacactaaagcttaaattttgtcccaattcattaagaatgacccctgaatcacaacagccgtagaataaatagttgaaattactaaaaatcctttagcgtaaagagcgaggtattaggaggaagtgagcccctcatatgggtaataatttctgtttgttttaagttttaatgctgttccttacttccagccgaaaaatttttttcatatttattttttcattgtttttttttacataatgctagtaaatcctgcgcccccttcatggaaattttcttcccccacgacaaattatcgatggaaagttcccccagcatatccccctcctctcaacccctccccccaaccaaaaaatacctcctgaaaacgcctgtacacttcccaataaccattactatatgtaagcactggtcaaagtttgtaacttgttgcccctcccacggggactatgggggagtaagtcgtccccaaagacatagttataaggtttttcgactacgctgaataaaatggctatctcagaattttgatccgttgactttggtaaaataattagcgtgggagggggcctaggtgccctccaatttttttggtcacttaaaaagggactagaacttttcatttccgttagaatgagccctcttgcaacattataggacaactgggtcgatacgatcacccctggaaaaaaaaacaaataaacacgcatccgtgatctgccttctggcaaaaaatacaaaattccacatttttgtagatatgagcttgaaacttctacaatagggttatctgatacgctgaatctgatggtgtgattttcgttaagattctattacttctaGGGGacgtttcctcctattttctaaaataacgcaaattttctcaggctcgtaacttttgatgggtaagactaaacttgatgaaacttataaatttaaaatcagcattaaattgcaattctttgatgtagctattggtatcaaaattccaatttttagatttttggttactattgagccgggtcgctctttactacagttcgttaccacgaactgtttgaaaatccaTGATAAAACAAGACTTTGCTTGCATTTGTCTCAGGATACAATATTTTCAGATCATCCTAGCGCTATTATGTAAAAGACGGTCGAGTTGCATAATGTTCAGTTATCAATTTGAGCTATATTGAGCCATGTCATAACATGCCATCCTCAGTTCTTTGTCCAATGAATCAAAGGTCCGCAATTCAGCATCTGTTTTGCAAGAGTGCTATCTGGCCTCTGAAATACATTGCCAGGTTAGGCCATATTAAaaaccatattaaacttaagatcagacgAAAAAGAAACCGGTCAGAAGAAGCAATAGCTCAAACTcaaaaagaccagaaattactattaaaaaataaatgaaacctaaccgaacagaaattaaataaacaatcatagcaaaaatacatacaacaggtactaatataaataaataaataaatcttagaacgagtaaaacttaagttgaatattcaaatcaagcttgaaacaaacaaaaatctctagaaacaagagtttgggtttgtCTCCTTCTcccaatttaaaaaactaaaacctactgcatcattgacgttttactgaaaacgaattatatgacaagtattttcttttgtacttattacaacagtgaaaataaacttaaaaattatagtaaatttaaattttgagctGATGAGCTTTCAGAAATTAGCataattatatatcaaatattcattttagtttcattatttctttagtttttattagttattactatttagttttattatttcaagactgtTAAAGACGAATatagcttcactacaaacaagatttTGGATGCTGCACCCTTccctcactgtaaaagtctaaaacctacaaCGTCAtaggtgcttcactgaaaacgaattatattacaaacatttttttcgaGTTATTTCAgcactgaaaatgaaaaaaagatacattgaaataaaagctttattcgttttaagatttacttattcatttatattagtacccgTTGCAtgtttttgctatgattgtttatttgattgttgttcgttttgggtttaattagTTCTTTAATAGAAACTTCTAgtctttttgagtttgagttattgcaggtttcaattttttctgatcttgtttaatatggcctttactttcctttagaaaatttctttttcaaaagtttttatttattaatttatgacAAAGGCTAAATTCTTACGGGGATTTCCCCTTTCTCCACGCGTGCAGGCATGTCCCAAACAATATCGTACGATTATTTAAGGATTTTGGCAAAACTTTTCAAAGATCGTATGAAATGTTAGGTATACCCTATTCcttctaattaaaaaagttttcgaTGCCCCTCCCAAAGAATATCTATATTTTCATAGCCCCATTTTTTCATCTACGTTCCATTTAATCTCCCCAAAAATCCAGTCCTTTTTTAAAATCCCTAATTTTTAAACCCCCAAACGTTTACGTGACCACACCTTAACCCTACCCGCTCCAACACACTCAACGCTGAATTGTTGTTGCACATTTCAGATCTAATAATTTAAGTATGAAATAAATCAACTTAATTACCCGAAGTCACATattagatttgaaaataaaacctcAGCACAAATAGAGAGGGCCACAAAAAGGGGGAGGGAAGCTGTGCAACTTGTCCGTTAAAAAGCAGGAAGGCCACTGATTTGAACACTGAATATATtaataacaaacagaaattaaattcaaaaacacttctttttcaaaaggaaataaAGAGCAGAGTTAGAACTTACAGCGGAAAGGAACAATCCAAAATATGAGAGGGTCGTCCCAGAGCGCCGTCCCAGCGCCCTGCTTTTCCCAATAAAATTCAACTTGTACTTCccgaaaatattttagaatacaATGAATATAACTACTGGGTAATTCCAAGTGCTTTACTTCCCGATTCAAGAGCTAAAATTTGGCGTGAAAAGTGGAGGGGAGCGTAAAAACCTCCCTCACATTTAAGACAGCATATAAGTTTAacgttactctttactttcatttgaaaaacttgttgtttctattgttattatttttgtttgacttTTCGATTGTAATTGCTTTTCAGGCCAGGTCAGAAAAATTTACTCTAACTCTTACCTGACAAAAAGACAGgataaaatttctgaaaacgCACCCCATTTCTAAACAGAAAaagtacaacttttttttttttaggccagatCAGACAATGCAGAAACTATATTAAATTCTAAAAGAGAAGAAACAACTTTTGAGGATTTAATCAAGGAGATGGAGCAACTATCTGAAAGTGACGACGAGGATGAGACTCCATTTAGCTCATATGCTTCTTCTGATGAGCTAAAGTCTATCATGTCCCAGCTTTTggaaattacgaaaaaaacttaatcattccattttattaatttcatacaatattttattagttGTGTGGCTTTTActttaagtgaaaaataaattttggaaatgattcaaatattttaagcCTAAGAGTATgtagtattttatttattcagttaTCAAGCTGGCTAAATCCACAAAACAAGAGGCAGAGAAGTCAAACTAGAGAAACAAGACGAACTAGCTTCGCCCATGCTTttatctattaaataaaaaaaaacgagtttttttaactgaaagtaaggagcgacattaaaacttaaaacgcacagaaattacttcgtatatgaaagaggctgcttcctcatcaacgccccgctctttacgctaaagtttgactctttctctcaattcttctttttaaaacagtaaaaaactttagcgtaaggagcggggcgtaatataaggaggtgagccccttatatgggtagtaatttctgtttgttttaagttttattgctgttccttacttccagctgaaaaagctttttcacatttattttttaatttttttttaaataatgctagtaaatcctgctctcccttcgtggaagttttcttttcccatgacaaattctcgatggaaagttcccccagcatatccccctcttctcaacccctcccccaaccaaaaaaatcctcctgaaaacgcctgtatacttcccaataaccattactatatgtaagcacaggtcaaagtttgtaacttgttgcccctcccacggggactgtgggggagtaagtcgtccccaaagacatagttataaggtttttcgactacgctgaataaaatggctatctcagaattttgatccgttgactttgggaaaataattagcgtgggagggggcctaggtgccctccaatttttttggtcacttaaaaagggcactagaacttttcatttccgttagaatgagccctcttgcaacattctaggacaactgggtcgatacgatcacccctggggaaaaaaaaaaacaaaaaaaacaaaaaaacaaataaacacgcatccgtgatctgccttctggcaaaaaatgcaaaattccacatttttgtagataggagcttgaaacttctacaatagggttctctgatacgctgaatctgatggtgtgattttcgttaagattctatgacttttagggggtgtttccccctattttctaaaataacgcaaattttctcaggctcgtaacttttgatgggtaagactaaacttgatgaaacttatatatttaaaaccagcattaaaatgcgattcttttgatatagctattggtatcaaaattccattttttagagttttgggtactattgagccgggtcgctccttactacagttcgttaccacgaactgtttgatacactcAGAATACGATTGCGCTGCTTTTGGTGAACTATGGTCTATAGTCCCAGGTCCTGGCAATTACAAAACAATCTGTAAAGTCCCATTTTATTAGTTTCTTGCATAAGTAtggagctcttgttttaaatgtgAAATAAATTTGGGAAACAAATCTCTAAGGGCTGATGTTCTTCTTAGAACATGCGATTTTGCAGCAAGCCTACACCTGTAACTTGGATTGGAAGGAAAATACACTTATATCCTTAGACTTACTAATTTCAGATAAATACTCATATTGAGTCAGAATTGCGATTTTTTGAACggcttgaaaattaaactaaatgtCTCTGGATCAAGAAGACCCgaacagacaaaaattatttttgagttttgggGTGTGTGCACCCTAACAATAGCAAAAGAAGTTCGGTTTGACTGAAACTTTTGTCTTTAAGTTCTTCTGTCCTAATGcatcaatgaaaattaaaaagaaaaattggttCATCTGAGAGTGGTGCCCCAAAAAAGGTCTTTTTATGGTTGGTTGGAGCATTAGACCCCAAAATATGCGACTGAAAACGGTCCAAAATCGTTTTCATCTAACTGGCGTAAATTTTTCAAGAGCTGCTCACATTTGGGACGTCAAAAGGGTGCCTCAAACTTTGTTTGAAAGGGAAGAATGCCAGGAAAGGGGACAGAAATGggttgaaagttttagtgtcccCGATCATTTTTAAACTTGCAGTGGTAAGTCAAGAGCGTCAGGGAAGGGGGTAAAAATGGGCCGAAAATTTTGTAGTAAGTCCCTAGACTAAgtgaatcaaataaaataaatctagCTTGAGGATTCAGACCCCCCAGAAATAAGGcctaaaaataccaaaaacttgTTCTGTCTGATCAACTGAAACTTATAGTAGCTCATgatcacattaaaaaaattttaatatgtgGCTCATGACCAATAGGCTAACTCATTGTGCTAAAAAAAGAcatatcttatttttcagaattttacagAAGAGCAAATATAGGTTTTACGATTTGGCTGCAAGAAAAGTTTCGATCAAGGTTTTAAACGAGAAATCTGTGCATggagtgtttttatttttatttattaattacaaGCTTTCTAAAATATACACTCAAGGAGATTCCTCGgtaacaattatttttcaatattctaagaCACAAAGAACTTTTTTCTAATGCGCC is a window of Artemia franciscana chromosome 7, ASM3288406v1, whole genome shotgun sequence DNA encoding:
- the LOC136029523 gene encoding uncharacterized protein LOC136029523 → MISYLSVAFIFTSIVMGLPFEDESMSKNRNNEGNLVWKPQKRPSYLYIDSESSIQESEQIEERGYNTYMSDAKLPTAEKEAEGKELLSLLKENTDFEPSPLDPREAFRPENVNTKNIEIDPRLEPRLDTKMDVVSEEPELNGDGHLQSNDWKQIIPGAPKPTVGIPESDDTPLSSKDSPWKDFINIDLAAESAKIEQPEEQKARSDNAETILNSKREETTFEDLIKEMEQLSESDDEDETPFSSYASSDELKSIMSQLLEITKKT